The following proteins are co-located in the Streptomyces sp. NBC_01198 genome:
- the folE gene encoding GTP cyclohydrolase I FolE, with amino-acid sequence MTDPVTLDGEDKIAEFDEKRAAAAVRELLLAVGEDPDREGLRETPNRVARAYREIFSGLWQEPEDVLTTTFDIGHDEMVLVKDIEVMSSCEHHLVPFVGVAHVGYIPSTSGKITGLSKLARLVDVYARRPQVQERLTTQIAESLMRILEPRGVIVVVECEHMCMTMRGVRKPGAKTITSAVRGQLRDPATRSEAMSLIIGRG; translated from the coding sequence ATGACGGACCCCGTGACACTCGACGGCGAGGACAAGATCGCCGAGTTCGACGAGAAGCGTGCCGCCGCCGCCGTTCGTGAGCTGCTGCTCGCGGTGGGGGAGGACCCCGACCGCGAGGGCCTGCGGGAGACCCCGAACCGGGTGGCCCGCGCCTACCGGGAGATCTTCTCCGGCCTGTGGCAGGAGCCCGAGGACGTCCTGACCACCACCTTCGACATCGGGCACGACGAGATGGTGCTGGTCAAGGACATCGAGGTGATGTCCTCGTGCGAGCACCACCTGGTGCCCTTCGTCGGTGTCGCCCATGTGGGCTACATCCCGTCCACCAGCGGCAAGATCACCGGCCTGTCGAAGCTGGCCCGGCTGGTCGACGTCTACGCCCGGCGCCCCCAGGTGCAGGAACGTCTCACCACCCAGATCGCCGAGTCCCTGATGCGGATACTCGAACCGCGCGGGGTCATCGTGGTCGTGGAGTGCGAGCACATGTGCATGACCATGCGGGGCGTGCGCAAGCCCGGCGCCAAGACGATCACCTCGGCGGTCCGCGGCCAGCTGCGCGACCCGGCCACCCGCTCCGAGGCGATGAGCCTGATCATCGGCCGCGGCTGA
- a CDS encoding phosphatidylglycerol lysyltransferase domain-containing protein, whose protein sequence is MSADRQPAPRRHRWPVRSAAVPKIIGSATAVIGLLDVISAVFPAFRNGRMHHMAAVFPGTVSSLAAATSVVTGILLLMLAHALKRGKQRAWWAAVALLPVGAATQLIYRHSFFGVGVSLALMTVLLLHRQEFTALSDPRTRWRALLNFAGLSTVAFSLGLVITSAHPASERGNPGFLDRCEHVLLGLFGVEGPVTYTSDRVDDVVGYSLGGLGLLIAISTVYLALRPARPVAELSEAEEDRLRALLARHGARDSLGHFALRRDKSVVFSASGKAAVCYRVVSGVALAGGDPIGDVEAWPGAIERFMELARAHAWLPAVVGCSETGGEVWTRQTCLDALELGDEAIVNAADFTLEGRAMRNVRQMVKRIERSGYVCRVRRVRELTEGEKQKVRLAADAWRGTDTERGFSMALGRFGEDLDGDCVVVTAHKDREPGAPHPELGDLRAVLHFVPWGPDGMSLELMRRDRAADPGLNELLIVAALQQAPALGVVRVSLNFAMFRSALARGERIGAGPVLRGWRGLLVFLSRWFQIESLYKFNAKFQPEWVPRFLVFPNSRDLPRIGFAIMQAEGFVTLSLPLPAAVQRFLPGRAARPPHRHRTGYAAAPGGSEALSRDSGKRSAVA, encoded by the coding sequence ATGTCCGCTGACCGGCAGCCGGCCCCGCGCCGGCACCGCTGGCCGGTGCGGTCCGCCGCCGTGCCCAAGATCATCGGCAGCGCCACGGCGGTGATCGGGCTGCTCGACGTGATCTCCGCGGTCTTCCCGGCCTTCCGCAACGGCCGGATGCACCACATGGCCGCGGTCTTCCCCGGCACCGTCAGCTCGCTGGCCGCCGCCACCTCCGTGGTCACCGGCATCCTGCTGCTGATGCTGGCTCACGCGCTCAAACGCGGCAAGCAGCGCGCCTGGTGGGCCGCCGTGGCGCTGCTGCCGGTCGGCGCCGCCACCCAGCTGATCTACCGCCACTCCTTCTTCGGCGTCGGCGTGTCGCTGGCGCTGATGACGGTGCTGCTGCTGCACCGGCAGGAGTTCACCGCGCTGTCCGACCCGCGCACCCGCTGGCGCGCGCTGCTGAACTTCGCCGGCCTGAGCACCGTCGCCTTCTCCCTGGGCCTGGTCATCACCAGCGCCCACCCCGCCTCCGAGCGCGGCAACCCCGGCTTCCTGGACCGCTGCGAGCACGTGCTGCTCGGGCTGTTCGGCGTCGAGGGCCCCGTCACGTACACCAGCGACCGGGTCGACGACGTGGTCGGCTACTCCCTCGGCGGTCTCGGCCTGCTCATCGCGATCTCCACCGTCTACCTCGCGCTGCGCCCGGCCCGCCCGGTCGCCGAGCTCAGCGAGGCCGAGGAGGACCGGCTGCGCGCCCTGCTTGCCCGGCACGGCGCCCGCGACTCGCTCGGCCACTTCGCGCTGCGCCGCGACAAGTCCGTGGTCTTCTCCGCCAGCGGCAAGGCCGCGGTCTGCTACCGGGTGGTCTCCGGCGTCGCGCTGGCCGGCGGCGACCCGATCGGCGACGTCGAGGCGTGGCCGGGCGCCATCGAGCGCTTCATGGAGCTGGCCCGCGCGCACGCCTGGCTGCCGGCCGTCGTCGGGTGCAGCGAGACCGGCGGCGAGGTGTGGACCCGGCAGACCTGTCTGGACGCGCTGGAACTGGGCGACGAGGCCATCGTCAACGCCGCGGACTTCACCCTCGAAGGCCGCGCCATGCGCAATGTGCGGCAGATGGTCAAGCGCATCGAGCGGTCCGGCTACGTGTGCCGGGTCCGCCGGGTGCGGGAGCTGACCGAGGGCGAGAAGCAGAAGGTGCGGCTGGCCGCCGACGCCTGGCGCGGCACCGACACCGAGCGCGGCTTCTCGATGGCGCTCGGCCGCTTCGGCGAGGACCTGGACGGCGACTGCGTCGTCGTCACCGCCCACAAGGACCGCGAGCCCGGCGCCCCGCACCCCGAGCTGGGCGACCTGCGGGCCGTGCTGCACTTCGTGCCGTGGGGCCCCGACGGCATGTCGCTGGAGCTGATGCGCCGCGACCGCGCCGCCGACCCGGGGCTCAACGAGCTGCTGATCGTCGCCGCCCTCCAGCAGGCCCCGGCGCTCGGCGTGGTGCGGGTGTCGCTGAACTTCGCGATGTTCCGCTCCGCGCTGGCCCGCGGCGAGCGGATCGGCGCGGGCCCCGTGCTCCGCGGCTGGCGCGGGCTGCTGGTCTTCCTGTCCCGCTGGTTCCAGATCGAGTCGCTGTACAAGTTCAACGCGAAGTTCCAGCCCGAGTGGGTGCCGCGCTTCCTGGTCTTCCCCAACTCCCGTGACCTGCCCAGGATCGGCTTCGCGATCATGCAGGCCGAGGGCTTCGTCACCCTGTCGCTGCCGCTGCCCGCCGCCGTCCAGCGCTTCCTGCCCGGCCGGGCCGCCCGCCCCCCGCACCGGCACCGCACCGGTTACGCCGCCGCGCCCGGCGGCTCCGAGGCCTTGTCGCGGGACTCGGGCAAGCGGAGTGCGGTCGCCTGA
- the folP gene encoding dihydropteroate synthase: MTTQQGPGGPVGLPEWDRCAVMGVVNVTPDSFSDGGRWFDPDVAVKHGLDLVAEGADLVDVGGESTRPGAARVDEAEELRRVLPVVRELAAAGVLVSVDTMRASVAEQAVTAGATLVNDVSGGQADPAMIPVVAAAGVPFVVMHWRGQSIDMNNRAVYGEVLADVLAELRVGLDRAVAGGIDPARIILDPGLGFAKDAGHDLTLLAHLRALRALGRPLLVAASRKRFLGRVLAGAAGDPPPARERDAATAAVTAIAAREGAWAVRVHEVHASADAVRVAHAIERAAGAPATGEGA; encoded by the coding sequence ATGACAACCCAGCAGGGTCCCGGCGGACCCGTCGGACTACCGGAGTGGGACCGCTGCGCGGTCATGGGCGTGGTGAACGTCACGCCCGACTCGTTCTCCGACGGCGGGCGCTGGTTCGACCCGGACGTCGCCGTCAAGCACGGCCTCGACCTGGTCGCCGAGGGCGCCGACCTGGTCGACGTCGGCGGCGAGTCCACCCGGCCGGGGGCCGCCCGGGTGGACGAGGCCGAGGAACTGCGCCGGGTGCTCCCCGTGGTCCGCGAACTGGCCGCGGCCGGGGTGCTGGTCAGCGTCGACACCATGCGGGCGTCCGTCGCCGAGCAGGCCGTCACCGCCGGGGCCACGCTGGTCAACGACGTCAGCGGCGGCCAGGCCGACCCCGCGATGATCCCCGTGGTCGCCGCGGCCGGCGTGCCCTTCGTGGTGATGCACTGGCGCGGCCAGAGCATCGACATGAACAACCGCGCCGTCTACGGCGAGGTCCTCGCCGACGTCCTCGCCGAACTGCGGGTAGGCCTGGACCGGGCGGTGGCCGGCGGCATCGACCCGGCGCGGATCATCCTCGACCCGGGCCTGGGTTTCGCCAAGGACGCCGGGCACGACCTGACGCTGCTCGCCCACCTGCGCGCCCTGCGCGCGCTGGGCCGCCCGCTGCTGGTGGCCGCCTCCCGCAAACGCTTCCTCGGCCGCGTCCTGGCCGGCGCCGCGGGCGACCCGCCGCCGGCCCGCGAACGGGACGCGGCGACCGCCGCGGTGACCGCCATCGCCGCCCGCGAGGGCGCCTGGGCGGTACGGGTGCACGAGGTGCACGCCAGCGCCGACGCCGTACGGGTCGCGCACGCCATCGAGAGGGCCGCCGGAGCGCCCGCGACGGGGGAGGGCGCATGA
- a CDS encoding nuclear transport factor 2 family protein, whose product MTPRTAEARAVERANQAFYDAVENSDLDALESVVLDGPLAESVAVVHPGWPVLRGRREVMRSFALIMANTDYIQFFLTDVEVGVDGDAAVVTCTENILTGGPAEDDGSAGSLVGGLVVATNVFRRTADGWRLWVHHGSPVLAEEDDETEEAEHEE is encoded by the coding sequence ATGACGCCGCGCACCGCGGAGGCGCGGGCCGTGGAGCGGGCCAACCAGGCCTTCTACGACGCCGTGGAGAACTCCGACCTCGACGCGCTGGAGTCGGTCGTCCTCGACGGGCCGCTCGCCGAGTCCGTCGCCGTCGTCCACCCCGGCTGGCCGGTGCTGCGCGGCCGCCGCGAGGTGATGCGGTCCTTCGCGCTGATCATGGCCAACACCGACTACATCCAGTTCTTCCTCACCGACGTAGAGGTCGGCGTCGACGGCGACGCCGCCGTCGTCACCTGCACCGAGAACATCCTCACCGGCGGCCCCGCCGAGGACGACGGCTCGGCCGGCTCGCTGGTCGGCGGACTGGTGGTGGCCACCAACGTCTTCCGCCGCACCGCCGACGGCTGGCGGCTGTGGGTCCACCACGGCTCCCCGGTGCTGGCCGAGGAGGACGACGAGACCGAAGAAGCAGAACACGAGGAGTGA
- the folB gene encoding dihydroneopterin aldolase, with protein MDRVALRGLKVRGNHGVFQHERENGQIFVIDVVMGLDTAPAAAGDDLHRTVHYGVVAEEVAAVVAGEPVDLIETLAQRIADTCLGHEAVQEVEVTVHKPDAPVTVPFDDVTVTITRSRP; from the coding sequence GTGGACCGAGTCGCCCTGCGCGGCCTGAAGGTGCGCGGAAACCACGGGGTCTTCCAGCACGAGCGGGAGAACGGCCAGATCTTCGTGATCGACGTGGTGATGGGCCTGGACACCGCCCCCGCGGCGGCCGGTGACGACCTCCACAGGACCGTGCACTACGGTGTGGTCGCCGAGGAGGTCGCGGCCGTCGTCGCCGGCGAGCCCGTCGACCTGATCGAGACCCTTGCCCAGCGCATCGCCGACACCTGCCTGGGGCACGAGGCGGTGCAGGAGGTCGAGGTGACCGTGCACAAACCCGACGCTCCGGTCACCGTGCCCTTCGACGACGTGACCGTGACCATCACCCGGAGCCGCCCGTGA
- the folK gene encoding 2-amino-4-hydroxy-6-hydroxymethyldihydropteridine diphosphokinase translates to MTAEWPEQSADPTVQPVPASVVAAVDAADSTLQNPKTAVIALGGNLGNRLENLQGAVDALEDTPGVRVKAVSPVYETEPWGVDPRSQPGYFNAVVLIRTTLPPASLLERAHAIEEAYLRVRGERWGPRTIDVDIVAYQGAVSDDPALTLPHPRAHERAFVLVPWYDIDPAAVVPGRGPVAELLATVDRQGVQRRDDVELRLPE, encoded by the coding sequence GTGACCGCCGAATGGCCGGAGCAGTCCGCCGACCCCACCGTGCAGCCGGTGCCGGCGTCCGTCGTCGCGGCGGTCGACGCGGCCGACAGCACCCTGCAGAACCCGAAGACCGCCGTCATCGCGCTCGGCGGCAACCTCGGCAACCGCCTGGAGAACCTGCAGGGCGCCGTGGACGCGCTCGAGGACACCCCCGGCGTCCGGGTCAAGGCCGTCTCCCCGGTCTACGAGACCGAGCCGTGGGGCGTCGACCCCCGCTCCCAGCCCGGCTACTTCAACGCCGTCGTCCTCATCCGCACCACCCTGCCGCCCGCCTCGCTGCTGGAGCGCGCCCACGCCATCGAGGAGGCCTACCTGCGCGTACGCGGCGAGCGCTGGGGCCCGCGCACCATCGACGTCGACATCGTCGCCTACCAGGGCGCCGTCTCCGACGACCCCGCCCTCACGCTGCCCCACCCCCGCGCCCACGAGCGCGCCTTCGTCCTCGTACCGTGGTACGACATCGACCCGGCCGCCGTCGTCCCCGGCCGCGGCCCGGTCGCCGAGCTGCTCGCGACCGTCGACCGGCAGGGCGTGCAGCGCCGAGACGACGTGGAACTACGGCTGCCCGAGTAA
- a CDS encoding DUF3180 domain-containing protein, which yields MRTLRIRMLAGLFAIALVIAWSIARLWDTVGTLPGVPLAAPIVLAVIATALFATALSLRSRLRAQRERRPGAKGVDPLAAARAVVFAQSSALVASLVAGLYGGACVYLIMYKLDMDPRQQQAVYAGLAFLTGVAVVAAAIFLERICKLPDDEDTHPPVPTPHSRHH from the coding sequence GTGAGGACACTGCGGATCAGGATGCTGGCGGGACTCTTCGCGATCGCGTTGGTGATCGCCTGGTCCATCGCCCGGCTGTGGGACACGGTCGGCACGCTGCCCGGCGTCCCGCTGGCCGCGCCCATCGTTCTCGCCGTCATCGCGACGGCCCTCTTCGCGACGGCCCTCTCCCTGCGCTCCCGGCTCCGCGCCCAGCGCGAACGCCGTCCCGGCGCCAAGGGCGTCGACCCGCTGGCCGCCGCCCGGGCGGTGGTCTTCGCGCAGTCCAGCGCGCTGGTCGCCTCGCTGGTCGCGGGACTCTACGGGGGCGCGTGCGTCTACCTGATCATGTACAAGCTGGACATGGACCCGCGGCAGCAGCAGGCCGTCTACGCCGGCCTGGCGTTCCTCACCGGCGTGGCCGTGGTGGCCGCGGCCATATTCCTCGAGCGCATCTGCAAACTCCCCGACGACGAGGACACGCATCCCCCCGTCCCCACCCCCCACAGCCGCCACCACTAG
- a CDS encoding cysteine dioxygenase: MSTSRTTTAPTATELLDFAKRTAADTELVRDLPLDPEGRTWVRLEGPGGAEAWLIGWPPGAETGWHDHGGSYGVFVTAAGELTEQSLAVPLPSEGWRSLELAEGLDRDRVLPEGEGRAFGRHHVHQVENRSQTTHAVSVHAYYPPLPLIRRYSRKGSTFRLELVERPEEW; the protein is encoded by the coding sequence TTGTCCACCTCACGTACCACCACCGCCCCCACCGCCACCGAACTGCTGGACTTCGCCAAGCGCACCGCCGCGGACACCGAGCTGGTGCGCGATCTCCCGCTCGACCCGGAGGGCCGCACCTGGGTGCGGCTGGAAGGCCCCGGCGGGGCCGAGGCGTGGCTGATCGGGTGGCCACCCGGCGCCGAGACCGGCTGGCACGACCACGGCGGCTCGTACGGCGTGTTCGTGACCGCCGCCGGTGAGCTGACCGAGCAGTCGCTGGCGGTCCCGCTGCCCTCGGAGGGCTGGCGTTCGCTGGAACTGGCCGAGGGCCTGGACCGCGACCGGGTGCTGCCGGAAGGCGAGGGGCGCGCGTTCGGGCGGCACCACGTGCACCAGGTGGAGAACCGTTCGCAGACCACCCATGCCGTCTCGGTGCACGCCTACTACCCGCCGCTGCCGCTGATCCGCCGCTACAGCCGCAAGGGCAGCACCTTCCGGCTCGAACTGGTCGAGCGCCCCGAGGAGTGGTGA
- a CDS encoding rhodanese-like domain-containing protein, translating into MAASLDEQLAALRTTYHRLEPAEAAGAAREGALLVDIRYAALRDRDGTIPGAAIVERNELEWRLDPAGTHRLPQAVSYDLPVVVICNEGYASTLAAASLHTLGLSRATDLAGGFQAWRAAGLPVTPPDGTPTRPTPSVAAPDAAG; encoded by the coding sequence ATGGCCGCGTCCCTGGACGAGCAACTGGCCGCGCTGCGGACGACGTACCACCGCCTGGAGCCCGCGGAGGCGGCCGGGGCGGCCCGGGAGGGCGCGTTGCTGGTCGACATCCGCTACGCGGCCCTGCGGGACCGCGACGGCACGATACCGGGCGCCGCGATCGTCGAGCGCAACGAGCTGGAGTGGCGGCTCGACCCGGCCGGCACGCACCGGCTGCCGCAGGCGGTGTCGTACGACCTGCCGGTGGTGGTGATCTGCAACGAGGGCTACGCCTCCACCCTGGCCGCGGCCTCCCTGCACACGCTGGGCCTGAGCCGGGCCACCGACCTGGCGGGCGGTTTCCAGGCGTGGCGGGCGGCGGGCCTCCCGGTCACCCCGCCGGACGGCACCCCGACCCGCCCGACGCCCTCGGTCGCGGCACCGGACGCGGCCGGCTAA
- a CDS encoding sigma-70 family RNA polymerase sigma factor, which translates to MDDELLAERFEANRSRLRAVAYRMLGSATEADDAVQEAWLRLSRSGGGEVANLAGWLTTVVGRVCLDMLRSRRTRREEPLGAVPEPGAADPEQEAVLADSVGVALLVVLETLEPAERLAFVLHDMFAVPFDDIAPIVDRTPAAARQLASRARRRIQGAPVAAEPDLALQRQVVGAFLAASRDGDFEALVAVLDPDAVVRSDAPAVPVSRGAATVARNAIRTAAMVRDARLALVDGAVGVVASAGTPDHRVLTFTIAGGRVRTIEVVTSPSVLATLTVQPLA; encoded by the coding sequence ATGGACGACGAGCTGCTCGCCGAACGATTCGAGGCCAATCGCAGCCGCCTGCGGGCGGTGGCCTACCGCATGCTGGGCTCGGCGACCGAGGCGGACGACGCCGTCCAGGAGGCGTGGCTGCGGCTCAGCCGTTCCGGCGGCGGCGAGGTCGCCAACCTCGCCGGCTGGCTCACCACCGTCGTCGGCCGGGTCTGCCTCGACATGCTGCGGTCGCGCAGGACACGCAGGGAGGAGCCGCTCGGCGCCGTTCCGGAGCCGGGGGCCGCCGACCCCGAGCAGGAGGCGGTGCTGGCCGACTCGGTGGGGGTCGCGCTGCTGGTGGTCCTGGAGACGCTGGAGCCCGCGGAGCGGCTGGCCTTCGTGCTGCACGACATGTTCGCGGTGCCGTTCGACGACATCGCGCCGATCGTGGACCGGACGCCGGCCGCCGCGCGCCAGCTGGCCAGCCGGGCCAGGCGGCGGATCCAGGGCGCGCCCGTCGCGGCCGAACCCGATCTCGCGTTGCAGCGGCAGGTGGTCGGCGCCTTCCTCGCCGCCTCGCGGGACGGCGACTTCGAGGCGCTGGTGGCCGTACTCGACCCGGACGCGGTCGTACGCTCCGACGCCCCCGCCGTGCCGGTGTCCCGGGGGGCGGCGACGGTGGCCAGGAACGCGATCAGGACCGCGGCGATGGTGCGCGACGCCCGGCTGGCCCTGGTGGACGGCGCCGTGGGCGTCGTGGCGTCCGCCGGGACGCCGGACCACCGGGTGCTCACCTTCACGATCGCCGGGGGCCGGGTCCGTACGATCGAGGTCGTCACGTCCCCGTCGGTGCTGGCCACCCTGACGGTGCAGCCGCTGGCCTGA
- a CDS encoding NADH-quinone oxidoreductase subunit D has product MTETTIGIGGAAEGTDMVLNIGPQHPSTHGVLRLRLVLDGERIRTAEPIVGYMHRGAEKLFEARDYRQIIMLANRHDWLSAFANELGVVLAVERMLGMEVPERAVWTRTLLAELNRVLNHLMFLGSYPLELGGITPIFYAFTEREELQQVMEEVSGGRMHYMFNRVGGLKEDLPNGWTGRARATVAAVRARMARIDDLVLGNEIFRGRTRGVGVLSRQDVHGFGVSGPIARASGVDFDLRRDEPYLAYGELAGTMRVVTRTEGDCLARFEVLLEQTHVALDLADACLDRLAELPPGPINQRLPKVVKAPEGHTYAWTENPLGLNGYYLVSKGEKTPYRLKLRSASFNNIQALTVLLPGTLVADMVAILGSMFFVVGDVDK; this is encoded by the coding sequence ATGACGGAGACCACGATCGGTATCGGCGGGGCGGCCGAGGGCACCGACATGGTGCTGAACATCGGCCCCCAGCACCCCTCCACGCACGGAGTGCTGCGGCTGCGGCTCGTGCTGGACGGGGAGCGGATCCGGACGGCGGAGCCGATCGTGGGGTACATGCACCGCGGCGCGGAGAAGCTGTTCGAGGCGCGGGACTACCGGCAGATCATCATGCTGGCCAACCGCCACGACTGGCTCTCCGCGTTCGCCAACGAGCTCGGCGTCGTCCTCGCCGTCGAGCGGATGCTCGGCATGGAGGTGCCGGAGCGTGCCGTGTGGACGCGGACGCTGCTCGCCGAGTTGAACCGGGTGCTGAACCACCTGATGTTCCTCGGGTCGTATCCGCTGGAGCTGGGCGGGATCACGCCGATCTTCTACGCGTTCACCGAGCGCGAGGAGCTGCAGCAGGTCATGGAGGAGGTCTCCGGCGGCCGGATGCACTACATGTTCAACCGGGTCGGCGGCCTCAAGGAGGATCTGCCGAACGGCTGGACCGGGCGGGCGCGGGCGACGGTCGCGGCGGTGCGGGCGCGGATGGCGCGGATCGACGACCTCGTGCTCGGCAACGAGATCTTCCGCGGCAGGACCCGCGGGGTCGGCGTGCTGTCGCGGCAGGACGTGCACGGCTTCGGGGTGAGCGGGCCGATCGCCCGGGCCTCGGGGGTGGACTTCGACCTGCGCAGGGACGAGCCGTATCTGGCGTACGGGGAGCTGGCCGGCACGATGCGGGTGGTGACCAGGACCGAGGGCGACTGCCTGGCCCGCTTCGAGGTGCTGCTCGAGCAGACGCATGTGGCGCTCGACCTGGCCGACGCGTGCCTGGACCGGCTGGCTGAGCTGCCGCCGGGGCCGATCAACCAGCGGCTGCCCAAGGTGGTCAAGGCCCCGGAGGGGCACACCTACGCCTGGACGGAGAATCCGCTCGGCCTGAACGGCTACTACCTGGTGTCGAAGGGCGAGAAGACCCCGTACCGCCTCAAGCTGCGCTCGGCGTCGTTCAACAACATCCAGGCGCTGACCGTGCTGCTGCCCGGCACCCTGGTGGCGGACATGGTGGCGATCCTCGGCTCGATGTTCTTCGTGGTCGGCGACGTCGACAAGTAG
- a CDS encoding NAD-dependent epimerase/dehydratase family protein: MRLLMLGGTGFLGRTAAEAAVRRGWEVTVFHRGRGRAPDGVAAVVVGDRQGDLAELRGAAEWDAVLDTWSASPSVVETSARALKGRVGRYAYVSSRSVYTYPPAAGADESAPLVAGGEADYAASKRGGELAAQEAFGDAALLVRAGLILGPYEDIGRLPWWLNRTARGGRVLAPGPRDLPLQYVDARDLARWTLDALEAGLGGPYDLVSPSGHATMGSLLDACVQETGGGAELVWAEPETVTAAGIEPWTDLPVWLPPGPDHDGMHRSDVGKALRSGLVCRDVTETVADTWAWLRSLPGPPPQRPDRPVLGLDPAVEQRVLAGLG, encoded by the coding sequence ATGAGATTGCTGATGCTGGGCGGAACAGGATTCCTCGGGAGAACCGCGGCCGAGGCCGCGGTACGGCGCGGGTGGGAAGTGACCGTCTTCCACCGGGGCCGGGGCCGCGCCCCGGACGGCGTGGCAGCCGTCGTGGTGGGGGACCGCCAGGGCGACCTCGCCGAACTGCGTGGCGCGGCCGAATGGGACGCCGTCCTGGACACCTGGTCCGCGTCTCCCTCCGTCGTGGAGACCTCGGCCCGCGCCCTGAAAGGCCGCGTCGGCCGCTACGCGTACGTATCGAGCAGGTCCGTCTACACCTACCCCCCGGCCGCCGGGGCGGACGAGAGCGCCCCGCTGGTGGCCGGCGGCGAAGCCGACTACGCGGCGAGCAAGCGCGGCGGCGAGCTGGCCGCGCAGGAGGCGTTCGGCGACGCCGCCCTGCTGGTGCGGGCCGGCCTGATCCTCGGGCCGTACGAGGACATCGGCCGCCTCCCGTGGTGGCTGAACCGCACCGCGCGCGGCGGCCGCGTCCTGGCCCCGGGCCCGCGGGACCTCCCGTTGCAGTACGTCGACGCCCGCGACCTGGCGCGGTGGACGCTGGACGCGCTGGAGGCCGGGCTGGGCGGGCCCTACGACCTGGTCAGCCCGTCCGGCCACGCCACCATGGGTTCGCTCCTGGACGCCTGCGTCCAGGAGACCGGCGGGGGAGCCGAGCTCGTCTGGGCCGAGCCGGAGACGGTCACCGCGGCCGGCATCGAGCCCTGGACGGACCTGCCGGTGTGGCTGCCGCCGGGTCCCGACCACGACGGCATGCACCGCTCGGACGTCGGCAAGGCGCTGCGTTCCGGGCTGGTCTGCCGGGACGTCACGGAGACCGTCGCGGACACCTGGGCCTGGCTCCGTTCGCTGCCCGGCCCGCCTCCGCAGCGCCCCGACCGGCCGGTGCTCGGCCTGGACCCGGCGGTCGAGCAGCGAGTGCTCGCCGGGCTCGGCTGA